From Neofelis nebulosa isolate mNeoNeb1 chromosome X, mNeoNeb1.pri, whole genome shotgun sequence:
CTTGTGCCAGCATAGAACACCTGCTTTTGAAATTATAGTAAAGGTCTGGGcaaaactaaatggaaaaaaagggcTCCTATCCTTTCTTGTATTTTAGGACATGGACTACCCTCATAGCTGCTCTGTGTTGTGACTTCTCACTCatcattcaaaaatgaaagatataagagaaaaaaattatgataaaatattacttattaaaaaagaagtctAAAAATTAGACAGCTGTAGCAAAAACACAATGTAAACAAACGGGAAAAATCACCAGAAAAGTCTCTACAAGACATTTTCTCTAAAtgttaaataactaaaaacattaaaatatgccCTGCATGGCAAGTCTGAGGTCTAATGCGGAGCTAGcttcttaataaaagaaataggaaacGATTATTAAGGCCATTATAAGATAACCTAGGTTGGAATGTGTGGAGGTTAGAGATATTCAGCTTGCAGTTCCAGAAGAAGCATCCACATTATTTACTTCTGTCTACAGCCGCAGAGACAAAGGCTTGAAGATCCTTCCAGTGGAAGACTTCCTCCCTATCTGACCCAAACCCTAAGAGTCACATCCATTAAGCACTTAGATTCCAGTCTGAGAACCTTTGTAAATTTCACATCTGAAGTACTTAGacttattatatatactataaaatcttaactgaaaatattttggtcaagagattttaattttttattgacatctagaaggagaagaataaaaaggcaaaactagaacAGCTGgatgaaaagattattttaaatgatttgttttGATATGGTTGCAAACATCTCACAAGTTTTATGTCTCCAATTAATTTAACTTAGTATATTTACCCTCTGCCTGCTTCCAAAAAGAATCCAAGTTTGTTTCCAAAGAATCAGTTTGGCTTTTATATCTACATTGTTGAAATGTATGTGATATCATATAATTTGGACCATTatgttttgatgtgtattttatgACAACATAGCTTTTCCCCTAATCTTTGGGATTATGTTGTGCATTAAGAGAAGGCAAAGTTAGGCTGCCAAAGTTTGTACATAATCACATTGTATTATACTTACAAACATGGGGCCaggtatcaacattttaaataataggcaaaagaatataaaacctAGTTTATTTGAAAAGCTgtagaaagaaaagtgaaggaaagaTTTAGCTGAGTCATTCGGAGTTAGGAATAAAAGAGTGAAAGCAGTGATGACTTAAtccattttcttctccaaattAAGGATATTTGAGTGAAAAGCCAGTTATGCTCTGAACTAattcaatgaaataattaatGCCTATTATATTGTCAAAATCAAAGgcaattcttttgattttttgtatgttttgtagAAGTCTTGAGGAGGAGAACTTAGAACATGTAAGGCCTTGGTGAACTCTGTAAGATAGTGTAACTCCATACCAACATTTTTGCTCATTCTTAGTTCTTagaattattttagttatttcagGTAATTAGACTAAATAAATTCCTTCCTGTAACATAAATAGGAGAATATGTACAACTTAATTCTGATGTAGGGTCTTCCTTAAAATCCTCTCTTCCTGGAATCTTCTTCGGCACCAATCTTTTCATGAAAtacgtattttttaaattttactgcaTCCTGGTCTTTGGCATTTGTTTTGATTGATATTTCATTCATTATGCAAACAATATCTCACTCTAAACTTCTTTGCAATATATAGGCTGGTTGCTTGTTAAGCATACCCAATCAGAATATGCAGTTTGGAGTTTCAGTCAAATTTGGTCACTTCCTACATTCTCACAGTTGCTGGTCAGGAACACTTATGGTGACTGACAGACTCCTTTGTAGTTAACTTTCTGATGAGACATATTCAGTTAACATTCAATGGACCTTCTCCTTCCAAAGTACTGTTCCGTCTTATGATACTGACATAAATGTTCTTACTAGTTTTAAAAGCTCCTActctggggcttctgggtgactcagttaagtgtctgatttcagctcaggtcatgatctcacagtctgctgtcagcacagagcctgctttggattcctgtctccctctctctctgcccctcacctgtttgttttctctctctcaaaaataaataaacatttaaaaaaaatttttaaagttcatattcTGGAATCACCTTAACTTGGTATTACAATCATGTACCATGACCTCAAACAAATTACTTACCCTCTTTAAGccttattcattaatttttttcaacatgtatTGAACAATGTGTAATAAGCTCTGGGAATAGGAAGTGAATGTGATAGCCaagattttctcatctgtaaaatgtgactAATAACAGAGCTGTTTTGAGGATAAAATGTATGTAACATACTTAGCACACTGCTCAATAAAATGTTCATTGTTATTATTAGCAGTATTACTTTAATGAAATTACTTTTAACGTCTCCCTATGACTGTAACCTCTGATTCATGATGGATTTGCATCCATTCCACTTCTGAACATAAAGCTACTCCATAACTTACTGATGCTAAAAATGATCTTTTCTAGAAAATACTGATGCAATGTTGAAACTCAATTGGAACATAAGCACTCCAAAATATCTTGCACACCTGATTAGctaaaaaagaattgtaaatcaCAGCTATTATCTGGATTGTGAATGGAAGGTGCTATATCTCTGAACCTAGACTTGTCTAGATAATCTTCTAAATTTCTtcccatatatttttaagtttggattattagaaaaataaacaagtgtacAGACAGGCCATCTTAAGTTTTACTTGGTTTATATCATTAGCctgaaaacatcaaaatattttaactacTGTGGTTTGAgttctttttgtgtatgtgtgtgtgcagggatgGCAACTTAAGTTAGTTGAGAAAAGTGGCAGTTCTGCAGCTCATGCAATAGAACTAGAGAAAATGGGTTACTGCAGGAACTGGCAAAAACAAATGACATTATTGAAATggttacataaataaaatgagttccTCTTTTACTCAATGGGGCTATTTAAgaatgacaaagagaaaacatctaTAATGGTGGTAGAGAGTGTGCATCTATACTTTCTAGGATTATTTGTCATTTACAGTGAAGTCTCATTAGACAAACTGTCTTTTACTAAGGGTTCATAGTAGCCTCCAAACATTTCTGAAGAACATGAGTTTCGAAGAATCATGTTTACAATTTGTTACTCATTTAAATACCAGTGTCACCCTTTGGTTCTTACATAAGATTATCTGAAAACAAAAGGACATCCTCTAAAATAGGTACTGAGCACTCTCGGCTTTGAAGGAGTTGGCCAAAAACCCAACACAGCGCCCTTCAAAAGGCACGTGGGGCCGAACCTGTCTCCGTATCACCACGACCAGCAgttgcaggttccaggctccacgcCTGACTTCCCAGGCCCGGGGCACCACCAGGGGCGGTCCGACAGCACTGGCCATCCTGCCTCGTCATCGCTGCGTTTCTGGCTGGCGGAGCCGGTCACCGTCCGCAGCATTCCCCGCCTAGGTCTCCGCAGGCGTGCGCGAGGCTCGGGAATCACCTCGGAAGCCCACTCAGCAGTGGGGAGGGCGAGAGCGAGGAAAGCCCGGGCTGTCGTTGTAACCCCCGCGCTTTGGCGGTGTCCCCCACCCCTCGGCAGCGCGGCCACAGGTACCTCCTCAGCCGCCTCAGCCTTCAGCGTTCAACTGGTGGGCGGCCCGTCCCGCAGCCGCCACGTCCGCTCAGAATCCCCTCCGAGCCGCCAGCACCTGACTGACTGACCCAGGGCTGGGACTCGCGCGGACACCGCTGCGCACGCGCTCCTAGCGCGCCTCTGTCCCGGGGCGGCTCGCGGGGCGGGAACACGAAGCTGCTAGCCGCCCGCACCTGCCTGACTGACAGACCTCGGGCTCGGGCCTCGTGCTGGagcgcgcacgcgcacacgccTCGCGCGCCTGCCGTCGGCCCCGGGGGCGGGACCGCGCGGCAGCGAGCAGGCGGGGGGCTCGTGGTGCGCGCGCCCCGCACCCGAGGGCTGCGGAGAGATATTTTGGGTGGCAGGAGGCCCCTCGTCATTTCCGCCGGGCAGCTTGTGGTGCTCGGGGCTTCACTCCCGCGCGCGAGGCGAGCGAGCAAGTTGGTTGCGGGCGTGCAGCGGCGGCGGCTCCTTTCCTCACCGTCTCGACCCTCGGCGGTGCAAGGCATGAACTGAAGCCCAGGAAGGACGGAGACCCGAGCGGAGTCGGGGAGCAATAGCAGCAGTCGTCTCTGCGGGGACCAAGCAGAGAGTCTGCACTGAGCCGCGACCCCGGCGCGTTTCTCTCCCCGTCGCCGTTCCCACCGCGCTGTCGGCCGTTTGTTAAGAGACATTGAAGCCGCGAGACCCAACACACAAAAGCCGTCTTCTCGCCACCCGCCCAGCGAGGCAACGGCCAGCAAAGGACCCCACCTGAGGGCGGCTCGGGCTGCCGAGTTCGTTTTGTGTCTGATCTCCGCGCCCCGCGCGGTAGCGACCCCGTGCTCATGGCTCTGATCATGGAACCCGTGAGCAAATGGTCTCCGAGTCAAGTAGTGGACTGGATGAAAGGTAATGCCCGCTGTGCGGAGGGCGAGGCGATTCTAGGGCCGGTGGTCCCGGAGCGCCAGAGGGATGGGGCGCAGATCAGGGCCGAGCACGCCATCGGGGCTTCCACTGGCTGATTTGTGGTGCGCCGAGGCGACGGCGGGGTCCTCCAGGGCAGGGGGGGGCTCGGGATCTCGATCTCCTATTGTCTTCAGTGGTGGCTCCCCAGCCACAGAGGGGCGCGGAGAGCGCCGGGGTTGCCAGCGCTACCCGATAGGAGGTTAGAAGGCGGGCCGCGGAATCCCGGTGCATCTCGCCCGCTTCCCGCTGCCCACGTCGCCCATAGGCTGGGAGGACGTGGCCACCCTTGTCTCTTCCCCTCAGGGAGGAGCCCCCAGGGACCAGCTCCTGTGTTCATTCCTTCCCGGGCCCCTTTGTTCCCGGGAAACCTAACGCCCCCTCAGCGGCTGCCCCTGCCAGGTGCCTTTTCCAGCGCCAACTCTTCCTACAACTTTTAAGCCCATATAATGGGGTCAGGACGCGGCTGCCTGGGTTTGGATCCCGGTAGCTTCCCCAGATTGAGCCGAGGATGCTGGGCGGATGCGCTACTTTGGGGGAGAGGAAAACGTGCTTTCCCCTGGGACAGCATCCGCGGTGGTGTGTTGGCTCCCTCCTGCGcaaacccctgcccacccccgcaAACCCTAGCGTCCTTTGCCGCCGCCTCTTCTTCTGACCCGTTGAGGCTTTGGACCTCATGGCTTTTTTATTGGGGCCTCGACGCCAGGTGTAAAGTGATACGCATTCAGGTGCCCCCCCATTTCTTCCATCTTGAAGGCTCACCCCTTTTTTTCCCTGGCAATTTCTAATAACCGGTTGTAGACACTCGCCCTCCTAGTCGCAAACGTGGGCTTTTTCTTTAGTCCCTGGGCTTTCCTGCCACACTATCTCCCTCTGTTGTCTGAGTTAAGGGGCTTGTAGAGGATTGCCCCCTCCCCATGAGCACTTCCTCCCCTCATCACCCAGATTCCTAAATTTTGGGGAATTCTGACGGGGATGGATGGGTTGAAATAAAAGACTCTTGACCACACTTGGGAGATGTTAGAGCTTTGCTTGTGGTTATTCCTAGGCGCAAACTCTAGTCAAGGACCAAGGGATTACTATTTGTAAAAATGCACGTTGCAAAGATGAGGGAGCCCCTTCTGAGGGCTTGCTTAGCCGACTGACTTTCTAAGCTCCGGGTACTTTAGAACGAAAGGTAGGATCATTGGAAGTGATTAAGAACGACAGAGAGAAAgtcaatttttttcccccttttacgAACCTTTTCAGCCTCTTGCTTATTCTTACggattttcctttttacatttgttttctttttattcccttgcTTGCCCCTTTATTCCtcatttagttttttcttttctaatatgtgAAAGTGCTTCGTAACTGCAAAGCACAGTACACTTGAGAGTCTATTGAATTAAGTGGAATTAATTATCGACTGCCCCCCTGTGTGCGGTGCATTGTGCTAGGGTGCCATGGGTGCCGTGACTAAGACAAAGTCCTGCAGTGGCTcatctttcctgtttcttcttttcatatttgctattgaaattctgctttcctagatttccaccaacccccaccccctttggATTGTCAGAGACAAACATCTGCCTTCTCTGTTTTTCAGTCATGGGATAAACAGCCAGGCTAGGCGCAAGAAGCAAGAATGCttaattaaaacctttttttcaaTTTGCCTAAAAGGTTACTTTAGTTGGAGTCTATACTGAAATACTCAACAAAAAGCTATCTTGGCTCCATGGGAGTCTGATTACCTTCAGAGACTACCTCTCACAAATTCCCATGATGCTTGTAGTGAGTGATGCATACTCCATCTTCTTTGCCTTCACTCTCCCAGTATAATCTTGCAGTTCTTCTTTATCTACAGTTTAGGTCCACTGAAACAAGTAGAACATGTGATATACATATTCTGACACGCGTTTAGTTTTCCAGAACACTACTCCTTTAAAGATCTCTCCAGCcctttaaaaatgtctccagtcTAAAATGAGCATCTTTGAAGTTGGGCTAACATTGTTAGCTGTGATTTTAAATGATTGTCATATGTAAGTTGAATAACTTGTTTTCATACCTGTTGGTGATGCATTTTAGAGCTATTTGAAAAGATCAAGCAAGTAGCCAAGatataatttgtgtatttttgaacACATTAGACTGGAAGAAAAAACCAGTGTCATTATCTGTATATTTCAAGTCCCAAGCTGCTTACTGCTGAAATTTCtataatattcatataaattTGATGTAAGATATTATCATAAAATAAGATTTTGAAGAATAGTTGGATGAAATGAACATTTCCTCAAGTTGTAATTACACTGTTACCTTAATTTTTTCTCCCTACCCTTTTCCTCAAATAAGctttataaaacacattaaaaatattttcccccttttctcagGTGCAGTAATGTTTAAAACTCAACTAATTTAGGCTGTAGCTTTGGAATGACTAAACTTCATTTGGTGTTGTATAAGATATTGTGttacaaaaacagtaacaaagaaTGAATAGGACTTTTAAACAACTGCAACATTGTAGGAGTTCTTCAAAGCATGCTCCTAATGTGACAGTTTCATCAtccttaacatttaaaatatatggcaTATGCTCTCAGCTAGTCACAAtcataaatagtttttttttttttagtaaggtACATGGTTTATGCTCTTTCTAgggtatttttctctttactaaACAGAAAAGGAGCCATTGAGCATATAAAAATAgcatggttggggcgcctgggtggcgcagtcggttaagcgtccgacttcagccaggtcacgatctcgcggtccgtgagttcgagccccgcgtcaggctctgggctgatggctcggagcctggagcctgtttccgattctgtgtctccctctctctctgcccctcccccgttcatgctctgtctctctctgtcccaaaaataaataaaaaacgttggaaaaaaaaaatttaaaaaaaaataaaaaaataaaaaaaaataaaaatagcatggCCATATATTCATGCTTCTAGACAATTTATACAAATGGTATAGAAACTCAGCAGAGAgggaaatgaaggggaaaaatggGCTAATGAGATTATTAAGCTTTGGTAGCATATTTTCAAGATTATTCATGAAGGACCATTTCTACATTGCaattcattttgatattttttattaaaatatatttgagggagacaaatattaaatttatatattatgattAAAGATATAAGGAAACACTTGCATTATTTTTTGCTCACCCCCAACTCCACTATTTGTAAAATCCAATACTCACTGAATTTTCTCCTGATAATAAAAATTTGATGTGGCACACTGTCAATGTTAGTTACTGTAAATATATGAACTCCTCATAAGTCAGTAAAATAAGCAGTTATATTCCAGAAATCTTGATAGTACTTCAGggaatttggaaataaatagcctcaaaattaattttgaaaattaattttaggggtgcctaggtggctcaggcggttaagcatccgacttcagcttgggtcatgatctcacagtccgtgagtttgagccctgcgtcaggctctgtgctgacagctcagagcctggagccggctttggattctgtgtctctctctctgcccctcccctactcatgctctatctctctctgtctctcaaaaatgaataaatgttaaaaaaaaattttaattcattttataaaagtattttttgagAAAATCAAATGTTCATCATTTAGCATTTGAAACAGCCCTTTTTTGTCAATAGGAAATTGCATTCGATCCTCTTATAGTTTTGACAAAATTGTGAAATGTAAGCTTTTTTAGAGTAAAGGCAAAGCCTTTATTGGAAGAAGGTATAGGTTAAAAAGTAGGCCAATAATGGTTTCTAATTTTTGCTCAGTGTTTTACTCTAAAATACATCATATCTCAGTTCTTATCTGTTCACTTGCAGGACCTGTAGAAATACTTCATAATCTGTAGttgtttgatttacttttttgCCAACTGAAATATAGCAAAAATGTCTGAACACTTCAGGCCCctattattaatttcattattaattttcctTGTCTATGTCACACCCAAtaattcaattttcttcttctcaCACTTTTTCCAACTTTGAAACTCCTTCAGAATATCCATATGACTAAGATATTTTCTGTGACCAGCTCCcttcatggcattttttttttccagtgctcTTTAATCCCTTTTCTGATCAAACAAAATGCATTATTGTTTTTAGAGTCAATCAACAGGCCCTGCTTTGCTGGTCTCCTCTTATGGTCTCTGTGACTTAACTCTTTCTACTCTTGTAATATGATTcctaaaactttaaattttaagataGCTTTTTGCAAACCATCCCACAGTTAACTGCTCTGCTCTTTCCTGTTTACTATaaaccattttctttaaaaaccattCCCTAACTTCTACTTTCTGTCCTGATGACTCAGCCATCTTGAGGatagaaaatgaaacacattATTTTAGGTATAACAAACAAAGATAAAACCAACACTTTGCATACAACCCtacaaaagaggaaaatgcaGTGATGAAGTAAGgcctatttattattattaaagttaaaTGCTACAAGGAGaatgtatctgataaagaaatTTTGACAGGCACAATGCTCTCGAGTAGTTCCCCCACCATAGGACCTAGAGCTGaggttgaaatttattttaattagataaagaaaaatgtcaaatttttgAGTTAAACTGtattgagagagaggaaaaaaatttctGGCAGGAACTTGAGAAGTTCATACTGTGCATACAGTGCATatgtaagaagaaaatatgttaagTGATCGAACTGGTCGTATCACTTTTGaaaaattaggtttttttttctcaattgcaGGATGACTACATAGTCAACAACAatcacctgctttggatttgacATTTTTTGAAACTGAATACTTGTCATTTCACACAAAGAAGAAACTTACCTTTTCTGTACATAGAGTTTAGTTCACAGggaacatcattttatttatactatctttaacatttgttctttaaGGTAACATTCATGATTTAGtgcagattaggaaaaaaaagagtatatttatGTAGGTATATTCTGCTGCTTAGAGATTATTTAAATCAGTACGTCTGCATGGAAGGGGCTTTAAtggattgttttaaataaattattctctGCTTTGGTGAAATTAGTCACTTGTAAGGGAAGGCAGTGACATTGACAAGCCTAAGCCAAGACAGAGACTGGTGCCAACTAGAACATttgctaaatttaaaaaacatttgcatTATGTATACAAGCACCAATGGAAAGACAAGATGATGCTTTTAGTAAGTCGGAGGAATCCATGGGGAAGGTGGGGTTTTAACAACCTTTTAcacaatttatttaactaatttaTATTCTTAGATGGATTTAGTCCATATGCAGAGGCACGGCAGGAGACTCTAGAGTTGAAATGAGGTTATTAACCAGAAGGGTTATGTCTAAGTTTGTCTGCTTGAAGGAGAGAGGTGGGCAGTAGAGGGAAAGTGAGGGTGGAGCCATGAGTAGGTGGCACAAAAGTACAAGAACAAATCTGCATTTTACAAAGACAATAAAACTCTCATCATGTCCTGAGTTTAAATAAATACCACATTATAAAACTTTGGCTGCCAAAAATAAGCCCACAAAGAGTGTGTATTGAATTAGTACAGCTGTTTCAAATCTGTTTCTTAGGAATAATTTGGAAATAATGTTTAAGtgagttattttgaaaattaattacatCATTAACATGTTGTTGGATATTTAGAATTTTACTCATCCAAATTCTGATATGAAAAATGAAGATAGACTTAAATATTGCTGTTGTTCTTAAAGCAATGATAaagtttcattttcatgtataaCAGAGTGATCTCAGATTAGGACTTAAATTTGTTCTTAATAACTTTTAGATTTCTATGTGACTTCACTACAGCACCTCAAAACATAAGGTTTATTGTGAAAGATGAAAAATTAGCTTTTATGAAGAGTGCTAGAAGAATAGATCATCTGTAGTAATTTAAGAAAGGGAAGTGAgagtaatttgaaaaaaaatacagtctaaagatttttattttttttatttttgtaaatgttacccccttttaaaatattttatttacttttgagagagagagggagggagagagacacacacaagtCGGCGAAGGGccgagacagacagagagagagagagagagagagagagggatggagagagagggagggagacagaggatctaaggcaagctctgtgctgacagcaaagagcccaacgtggggttcaaattcacgaactgtgagatcatgatgtgagctgaagttggacgctcaacagactgagccacccaggcaccccaaaagctttttattttttaagactttgcCATAGTTTAGTGTCCgctaaagaaaagcaaatagtCTTCACTACAGGATCTTTGTGTTGAAGAACACTCATTGAGTGAATTCAGTTTTCATGCATATCATAGCTTTCTGTTCCCCAAAATGGAGCATTTCTGTTGTTGTGGGAACTAAATGatcaaaagaagacaaagagtTGATTTTTgctaagtattttaaaacattgtttttgtaTTAAAACAAACATAGATATTATATTCATGgtgtagggggtgcctgggtagctcaattggttgagcatctgacttctgctcaggtcatgatctaacggttgatgaggtcgagccccgtgttgggctctgtgctgacagctcagagcctggagcctgcttcagattctgtctccctctttctctgcctctcccccacttatgctctgtctctctctgtctcaaaaataaataaacattaaaaaatttttaaaaagtatattcatGGTGTAGAAAGCAAAGTTGGCATGATTTTAAAGATGAGACCAGAGGCTTTACAGGAATTTAAGCTTGCAGCAAGCTGTTT
This genomic window contains:
- the LOC131502771 gene encoding uncharacterized protein LOC131502771, with the translated sequence MSLNKRPTARWERRRGEKRAGVAAQCRLSAWSPQRRLLLLLPDSARVSVLPGLQFMPCTAEGRDGEERSRRRCTPATNLLARLARGSEAPSTTSCPAEMTRGLLPPKISLRSPRVRGARTTSPPPARCRAVPPPGPTAGARGVCACALQHEARARGLSVRQVRAASSFVFPPREPPRDRGALGARAQRCPRESQPWVSQSGAGGSEGILSGRGGCGTGRPPVER